TCGAAGTGATTTCAGCGCTGGAGAAGATCGGGAAGGGTGCGATTATCGCGAAGTTTCTGGACGACGAAGACACCCGGGTCAGGATTAAAACACTCCAGGTATTGACGAGAATCAGATATCTGAGGATATACGACAATCTGGTTCGGCGCATAAAGAACAAACAATTCCTTGATCTGGATTTTGCCGAACAGAAAGAGTATTTCAACTGTCTGGTCGCTACAGGCGGTAAAGAGGTTACCAAACAATTGAAAAAAATTCTCTTCAAGTGGAAGCTCTTCGGCAGGAAACGATACAGCACAATGAGAAAACTGGCGGCGATGGCGCTCGCCTTACTCAAAACCGACGACGCCCTTCAGATTCTGCAGCGCGGTGTCAAAAAGAGAAATAAGGATATAAAGAACGCCTGCAAGATGGCATTGAAACAGATATGAGTATATACGAATCAGGAAAACGCATCGTTTCACTTTTTTATGCCTTGATAAAGGCGGTTCAGGTCTATGACCTCAACAACGACGTCGTCCAGAACAGTGCCAAGCGGTTGATCGACTACATCAATACCCTTCTGACTCTCCACTCCCATATTGAACTGGTCAGATACAGGGATTATGTCTTTTTCAACAAACAGAGATTAAGATTCGAGATAGACGGATATGCAAGCCTGCAGTTCGTCCATGACAAACTGAAAATTTTGAACATAAGGTCATTGACCATAATCCCGGGGATTGAAAAGAACGAAATCATTCTCTTCGCCTCGATCTTCAAAGAAAATCAAGAACTCTTTTCCCGACAATTCTCTTCAAAGAGGTTTCAGCACATCAGTGTTGATTTCTCCACCGGTGAGGACGAGATACCGGACTTTCTTAAGAACGGCGAAAAATTAAAAAGAACCTATTTCAAGGCGTTGAAGGTAACGAGAAACCTGATGCACAATCTCTGGACGAACCAACCCGTTGATGTCCGACACTCCCGCCGTATTGTCTATGGCCTGATCGATTCCCTGTCGCGTGATGAATTCGGGCTCATCGCCTTGACCGCGATAAAGAATTTTGATGAATATACTTACAATCATTCTTTGAATGTCGGAATCTTATCCCTTGCCCTGGGACAGAGACTCGGTATCAAAAAGAAAGACCTGGCTGATCTGGGAACCGCGGGCCTTCTCCATGATATCGGGAAAGTCGAAATCCCGAAAGAATTAATTTATAAGTCAGGACGCTTGACCGATCGGGAATGGAACATCCTTAAATTACACTCGGACTTCGGTGTCAAACAGATTTTGAAGACCAGGGGGCTTGATGACACCGGCCTGGTCTCGATGACCGTCTCTTATCAACATCACTGGAACTTCGACGGCACCGGCTATCCTGAACATGACCCCGCCAATAAACCGGTTCTCTTCTCGAGAATCGTAAGGATCTGCGATTCATACGATGCAATGACCACTCCGCGGATATACCAGCCTGTCCCCTATCTGCCTCCGATTGCGGTAAGGGTCATCTGGAAACTGCGACAGAAATGTTTCGATCCGACCCTGGTCAAGATCTTTGTTCAGCTTCTGGGAGTGTATCCTGTAGGCAGCTGTTTGAAACTCAGCAGCGGCGAAACAGGATTGGTCATCAGACAGAACCAGGGAAGTCCTGAACTTCCCATATTGAAGATAATCATCGATAAAGATCAAAAGAAGATCGACGGTAGAATCGTCGACCTTACGGTTGAAAAAGAGTTGAAGATAATAACTCCGATATATGCACAAAAATACGGTATAAACCCCTCTGAATATTTTGTTTAACCCCCTATTATATTGACAGTCTTATAAATTATAAATATAATGTATATTGTGAGACAATTGATATTAAACAAAGCGGAACTGGTATTAAAAGAATTAAAACAGCTCGGCGTGGATCCCGAAGCATATCAGATATTCATACGAAAAGCAGAACACAGGATTATAAAACTCGAAGGTCTCTCCTGCGCCCAGGCGAATGTATTGAAACAGACGGCACTCATCTGTGGCGCAGATCTGGCAATCCCGAAGACCGCATATTACGGCGGCAGATCAAGAAAGGTCTGCGCGGTTCTCTTCGCCAATCTGCGGGAGATCGAAAAGATCAGAAGACGCCTCCAGGAACAGCCGTGGCTGCGGAACATAGCAAAAGAACTGGAAACACTCCTTAAGCAAAGGACTCCTCTCTTTTTAAAGATAGGAAGAGAGAAATTTGAATTCAAACGTACATATATTATGGGGGTAATAAACGTCACCCCGGATTCATTTTACAACGGGAGCCGCTACACGATCAGAGAGATAGTGGAAAAGGTGGTGGTCGAAATGGAACAGGAAGGAGCTGATTTTATCGACATCGGTGCGGAATCATCAAGACCCGGTGCACCACCTGTTGATAAGAAAGAAGAACTCGAACGGCTGAAAAAGGTTCTTCCCTTCGCCGTCAAAAAGACGAAACTGCCGATTTCCATTGATACCTACAAGGCAGACGTCGCATCATTCGCGATCGACGCCGGTGCCAGAATAATAAACGACATATCAGGGCTCGGCTTTGACAAAGGAATGGCGAAGGTCGTCGCCAGAAACAAAGTGGGATTGGTCATTATGCACATCAAAGGAAAACCAAGAACAATGCAGATGAATCCTCAATATAAAGATTTAATGGGAGAAATATACGATTATTTGAAAAAAAGAATTGAGTTCGCATTAGAAAAAGGTATTGATGAAAACCGCATCATAATCGACCCGGGACTCGGTTTCGGCAAAAGGCTGGATGATAATTATGAGATCATCAACCGTCTTTATGAATTGACCTCCCTGAACAGACCGATCCTTGTAGGCCACTCGCGTAAATCATTTATCGGCAAGCCCTTTAACATCTCACCTGAACAACGCCTGGAAGGCTCCCTTGCAGTTGAAGCCCTCCTGATTCAAAACGGTGCTTCGATCCTCAGGGTACATGATGTTTTCGAAGCCAAGAAAGCGGCTTTGCTGGTGGACAGGATAAAAGAATGAGACTATTCGGATTCTTACCTTTAAGAGCGATCGACGTGGTGGACATCATCGTCGTGGCGATCCTGTTGTACGAGTTCTTTAAGTTCGTCAAAGGGACCAAAGCCACACCCATTCTCATAGGATTGGCTCTCTTCTTTCTCGTTTCGTTCATCGCACGCTGGCTTGACCTGAAAGCCCTGTCATGGATTATGAGCTCAATACTTGCGGTGTGGGTCGTGGCGTTCGTTATCGTGTTCCAACCGGAAATACGAAACGCCTTGGCCCGTATCGG
The DNA window shown above is from candidate division WOR-3 bacterium and carries:
- the folP gene encoding dihydropteroate synthase — protein: MYIVRQLILNKAELVLKELKQLGVDPEAYQIFIRKAEHRIIKLEGLSCAQANVLKQTALICGADLAIPKTAYYGGRSRKVCAVLFANLREIEKIRRRLQEQPWLRNIAKELETLLKQRTPLFLKIGREKFEFKRTYIMGVINVTPDSFYNGSRYTIREIVEKVVVEMEQEGADFIDIGAESSRPGAPPVDKKEELERLKKVLPFAVKKTKLPISIDTYKADVASFAIDAGARIINDISGLGFDKGMAKVVARNKVGLVIMHIKGKPRTMQMNPQYKDLMGEIYDYLKKRIEFALEKGIDENRIIIDPGLGFGKRLDDNYEIINRLYELTSLNRPILVGHSRKSFIGKPFNISPEQRLEGSLAVEALLIQNGASILRVHDVFEAKKAALLVDRIKE
- a CDS encoding HD domain-containing protein, which produces MSIYESGKRIVSLFYALIKAVQVYDLNNDVVQNSAKRLIDYINTLLTLHSHIELVRYRDYVFFNKQRLRFEIDGYASLQFVHDKLKILNIRSLTIIPGIEKNEIILFASIFKENQELFSRQFSSKRFQHISVDFSTGEDEIPDFLKNGEKLKRTYFKALKVTRNLMHNLWTNQPVDVRHSRRIVYGLIDSLSRDEFGLIALTAIKNFDEYTYNHSLNVGILSLALGQRLGIKKKDLADLGTAGLLHDIGKVEIPKELIYKSGRLTDREWNILKLHSDFGVKQILKTRGLDDTGLVSMTVSYQHHWNFDGTGYPEHDPANKPVLFSRIVRICDSYDAMTTPRIYQPVPYLPPIAVRVIWKLRQKCFDPTLVKIFVQLLGVYPVGSCLKLSSGETGLVIRQNQGSPELPILKIIIDKDQKKIDGRIVDLTVEKELKIITPIYAQKYGINPSEYFV